A section of the Campylobacter lanienae NCTC 13004 genome encodes:
- the maf gene encoding septum formation inhibitor Maf, with protein MIVLASSSASRALILKEHGVEFIQVCMEYDESLDINLPPAKYATSITNNKAKQFFDKFKNRYDRVLFADSSVVSQGVILGKAKDEMEARYMLNLQSDNLTSVYTAMKFISQKISIDMLSVASYKFSKFDEDDLERYIASNLWRDKAGAMMIEGFNKKYIKYQKGNKPTAMGLDIISLKAFL; from the coding sequence ATGATAGTTTTGGCTTCTAGCTCGGCTAGTAGGGCATTGATCTTAAAAGAGCATGGAGTGGAGTTTATCCAAGTTTGTATGGAGTATGATGAGAGCTTAGATATAAATTTGCCACCAGCAAAATACGCCACAAGCATCACAAATAACAAAGCCAAGCAGTTTTTTGATAAATTTAAAAATCGCTATGATAGAGTGCTATTTGCTGATAGTAGCGTGGTATCTCAAGGGGTGATTTTAGGCAAGGCAAAAGATGAAATGGAGGCTAGATATATGCTAAACCTTCAAAGTGATAATCTAACTAGCGTCTATACAGCGATGAAATTTATCAGCCAAAAAATAAGCATCGATATGCTTAGTGTGGCAAGTTATAAATTTTCTAAATTTGATGAAGATGATTTAGAGCGTTATATAGCAAGCAATTTATGGCGAGATAAGGCTGGTGCTATGATGATAGAAGGATTTAATAAAAAATATATAAAATACCAAAAAGGCAACAAACCTACAGCTATGGGACTAGATATTATAAGCTTAAAGGCGTTTTTATGA
- the alaS gene encoding alanine--tRNA ligase yields MDIRKEYLEFFKSKGHEIIPSAPLVPDDATLLFTNAGMVPFKSIFTGDVPRPTPPIRTSCQTCIRAGGKHNDLDNVGYTARHHTFFEMLGNFSFGEYFKKEAIAYAWEFVTEILKLPKDRLYVTVHENDDEAYEIWQKHIDKDRIYKFGDKDNFWAMGDTGPCGPCSEIFYDQGSEHFNSDEDYMGGDGDRFLEIWNLVFMQFERSSDGSMSPLPKPSIDTGMGLERVTAIKEGKFSNYDSSLFMPLINEVARIANLKYEYESGASFRVISDHIRSTTFLLAQGVNFDKEGRGYVLRRILRRAVRHGYLLGIKEPFMYKLVDKVVELMGEHYEYLKEQKEYVKELIKIEEERFLATISAGLDLFNEELKKTKDIFSGEVAFKLYDTYGFPLDLTADMLREKGLSVDEAKFDELMSEQKARAKASWKGSGDAIKESGDFKALLEEFGENEFIGYDNLKSSSKVLALLNSEFKRVNELKNGEIGYVMLDSTPFYAQSGGQCGDTGLLGGNKILDTKKYFGLNLSTIEAKNSIKIGDILPCEVSLNRLEIRRHHSATHLLHAALRTILGSHISQAGSSVEADKLRFDFTHPKPISKDELDKIEKFVNDQITIGAKAKIDIMDIESAKNSGAIALFGEKYGDQVRVLTLGCSKELCGGTHVENLNEIGSFFIIRESGVSAGVRRIEAVCSRAALNYANELRSELEEIKIALKGANPINAITKLKDEIKSLQNEIKNANSSVELSPTIINNVSVVIGEFNGDIKAKIDEIKNKFDSVVVFLASKKDGKVSLGAGSKNCNIKAGELVKAIAPIVGGGGGGRDDFATAGGKDIDKIPNALNEATNIIKSKL; encoded by the coding sequence ATGGATATCAGAAAAGAGTATTTAGAATTTTTTAAAAGCAAAGGCCATGAGATAATACCATCAGCACCACTAGTCCCTGATGATGCTACGCTGCTATTTACAAATGCAGGGATGGTGCCTTTTAAAAGCATTTTTACAGGCGATGTGCCTCGCCCTACTCCACCGATTCGCACTAGCTGTCAAACCTGCATTAGAGCCGGTGGCAAGCACAATGACTTAGATAATGTCGGTTATACTGCTAGGCATCATACATTTTTTGAAATGCTAGGAAATTTCAGCTTTGGCGAGTATTTTAAAAAAGAGGCCATAGCTTACGCATGGGAGTTTGTAACTGAAATTTTAAAACTACCAAAAGATAGATTATATGTAACAGTCCATGAAAATGATGATGAAGCATATGAAATTTGGCAAAAACATATAGATAAAGATAGAATTTATAAATTTGGTGATAAAGATAACTTCTGGGCTATGGGCGATACTGGACCTTGTGGGCCTTGTAGTGAGATATTTTATGATCAAGGAAGCGAGCATTTTAACAGCGATGAAGACTATATGGGCGGTGATGGCGATAGATTTTTAGAGATTTGGAATCTTGTATTTATGCAGTTTGAAAGAAGCAGTGATGGAAGTATGAGCCCACTTCCAAAGCCTTCAATTGATACTGGGATGGGGCTAGAGAGAGTAACTGCTATAAAAGAGGGTAAATTTAGCAATTATGATAGCTCACTTTTTATGCCTTTGATTAATGAAGTAGCAAGAATTGCGAATTTGAAATATGAGTATGAGAGTGGGGCTAGCTTTAGAGTTATAAGCGATCATATTCGATCAACTACATTTTTGCTAGCTCAAGGGGTAAATTTCGATAAAGAAGGCCGTGGATATGTCCTAAGAAGAATATTAAGAAGAGCCGTTCGCCACGGATATTTGCTAGGGATAAAAGAGCCTTTTATGTATAAATTAGTAGATAAAGTAGTAGAGCTAATGGGCGAACATTATGAGTATTTAAAAGAGCAAAAAGAGTATGTCAAAGAGCTTATTAAGATTGAAGAAGAGAGATTTTTAGCCACTATTTCAGCTGGGCTAGATCTATTTAATGAAGAGCTGAAAAAAACCAAAGATATATTTAGCGGCGAAGTAGCCTTTAAATTATATGATACTTATGGATTTCCACTAGATTTAACAGCTGATATGTTAAGAGAAAAGGGGCTTAGCGTAGATGAGGCTAAATTTGATGAATTGATGAGTGAGCAAAAAGCAAGGGCCAAAGCTAGTTGGAAAGGTAGCGGGGATGCTATAAAAGAGAGTGGGGATTTTAAAGCCTTGCTTGAAGAGTTTGGTGAGAATGAGTTTATCGGATATGATAATCTAAAAAGTAGTAGCAAGGTTTTAGCCCTTTTAAATAGCGAATTTAAAAGAGTAAATGAGCTAAAAAACGGCGAGATTGGATATGTTATGCTAGACTCTACTCCATTTTATGCTCAAAGTGGTGGTCAGTGCGGTGATACTGGGCTTTTAGGGGGCAATAAAATTCTTGATACCAAAAAATATTTTGGATTAAATCTAAGCACAATAGAGGCAAAAAACAGCATAAAAATAGGTGATATCTTGCCTTGTGAAGTTAGCCTAAATAGATTAGAAATTCGCCGTCATCACTCAGCTACTCATTTGCTCCACGCAGCACTTAGAACTATACTTGGGTCTCATATATCTCAAGCTGGAAGTAGCGTTGAGGCTGATAAGCTTAGATTTGACTTTACTCATCCAAAGCCTATCTCTAAAGATGAATTAGATAAAATTGAGAAATTTGTAAATGATCAGATCACAATCGGTGCTAAGGCTAAAATTGATATTATGGATATAGAATCTGCTAAAAATAGTGGCGCTATAGCTCTTTTTGGCGAGAAATATGGCGATCAAGTCAGGGTGCTAACCTTGGGATGTTCTAAGGAGCTTTGCGGTGGTACTCATGTAGAGAATTTGAATGAGATAGGGAGCTTTTTTATCATCCGTGAAAGTGGCGTAAGTGCTGGAGTAAGGCGTATAGAAGCAGTTTGTTCTAGGGCGGCATTAAACTACGCAAATGAGCTAAGAAGTGAGCTTGAAGAGATCAAAATAGCCCTAAAAGGTGCCAATCCAATCAACGCTATAACCAAACTAAAAGATGAGATAAAATCCCTACAAAACGAGATTAAAAACGCCAACTCATCAGTAGAGCTAAGCCCAACTATTATAAATAATGTAAGTGTAGTAATTGGCGAATTTAACGGCGATATAAAAGCTAAAATAGATGAGATAAAAAATAAATTTGATAGTGTAGTAGTATTTTTAGCTAGTAAAAAAGATGGCAAAGTCAGCCTAGGCGCTGGATCTAAAAATTGTAATATCAAAGCTGGTGAGCTAGTAAAAGCTATAGCCCCTATAGTTGGTGGCGGTGGCGGTGGTAGAGATGATTTTGCCACTGCTGGCGGTAAGGATATAGATAAAATTCCAAACGCACTAAACGAAGCGACAAATATCATAAAGAGCAAACTTTGA
- a CDS encoding alkylphosphonate utilization protein — protein MAKDSNGTELNAGDSVSVIKDLKVKGASSTIKRGTTIKNIKLTSKDNEVECKINGVGVVVLKCEFLKKI, from the coding sequence ATGGCAAAAGATTCTAACGGCACAGAGTTAAACGCTGGAGATAGCGTTAGTGTGATTAAGGATTTAAAGGTCAAAGGTGCTAGTAGCACGATTAAGCGTGGCACAACGATTAAAAATATCAAGCTTACAAGCAAAGATAATGAGGTTGAGTGTAAGATAAATGGCGTTGGAGTTGTGGTATTAAAGTGTGAATTTTTGAAAAAAATCTAA
- a CDS encoding DNA recombination protein RmuC has product MIEILIAIVVVAVCVCVWLGVVLFKKHTQLVSLGQKFSDLSANLSIKDQELNSIKDENKNLQEQNIQNIQQITQLTTKLDSANEINNELKKRQDELDNKTREYFELKTKQMSENLLNLNSKEMRENSAKILESLITPLKDEINKYQKSNLEINNTFKVNFENLKSETKGVITQARNLADALKGNKKILGNWGEIQLDSVLQSSGLILGVNYEKQVSYKDENGNQKYLDVVVKFDESKRAIIDAKCSLINYNEYHNATDESQKDSYAKALAKDIKNHIDNLNSKDYAFLDSKNYEYIFMFIPNDNMLFVALSADSALYEYAYEKGIFITTPLTLLMALKTVYICWKNLKSDENATKIFIEAGKIYDKFDVFIKNYERLENQVIAMSKAIEDGKITLYQGRGNLISKFENLKKLGAKTTKTLPYTTSDDEILIEPPLS; this is encoded by the coding sequence ATGATAGAAATTTTAATTGCGATAGTTGTGGTGGCGGTTTGTGTGTGTGTTTGGCTTGGGGTTGTGCTGTTTAAAAAGCATACGCAATTAGTGAGTTTAGGGCAGAAATTTAGCGATTTAAGTGCGAATTTAAGTATAAAAGATCAAGAGCTAAACTCCATAAAAGATGAGAACAAAAATTTACAAGAGCAAAATATCCAAAATATCCAGCAAATCACACAATTAACAACAAAATTAGACAGTGCCAATGAGATAAATAACGAGCTTAAAAAGCGTCAAGATGAACTTGATAATAAAACTAGAGAGTATTTTGAGCTAAAAACTAAGCAGATGAGTGAGAATTTGCTAAATTTAAATAGCAAAGAGATGAGAGAAAACTCCGCAAAAATCTTAGAGAGTTTAATCACGCCATTAAAAGATGAGATCAATAAATATCAAAAATCAAATTTAGAGATAAATAACACATTTAAAGTAAATTTTGAGAATTTAAAAAGCGAAACCAAAGGGGTTATAACTCAAGCTCGTAATTTAGCTGACGCACTAAAAGGCAATAAAAAAATTCTAGGAAATTGGGGTGAAATTCAGCTTGATAGTGTATTGCAAAGTAGTGGGCTGATTTTGGGTGTGAATTATGAAAAACAAGTATCTTATAAAGATGAAAATGGAAACCAAAAATATCTTGATGTTGTGGTTAAATTTGATGAGAGTAAAAGAGCGATAATAGATGCCAAATGCTCACTTATCAATTATAATGAGTATCATAATGCTACAGATGAGAGCCAAAAAGATAGCTACGCTAAGGCCTTGGCTAAGGATATTAAAAATCATATTGATAATTTAAACTCCAAAGATTACGCATTTTTAGATAGCAAAAATTATGAGTATATATTTATGTTTATACCTAATGATAATATGCTATTTGTCGCTCTCAGTGCTGATAGCGCTCTTTATGAATATGCGTATGAAAAGGGTATATTTATCACCACGCCACTTACACTTTTAATGGCTTTAAAAACCGTCTATATCTGCTGGAAAAATCTAAAAAGCGATGAGAACGCAACTAAGATATTTATAGAAGCTGGTAAGATATATGATAAATTTGATGTATTTATCAAAAATTATGAAAGATTAGAAAATCAAGTAATTGCTATGTCTAAGGCGATCGAAGATGGCAAAATCACACTATATCAAGGTCGTGGAAATTTGATAAGCAAATTTGAAAATCTTAAAAAATTAGGTGCCAAAACTACCAAAACTTTGCCATATACAACTAGCGATGATGAGATATTAATAGAGCCACCGCTATCATAA
- a CDS encoding FAD-dependent oxidoreductase, protein MKEKHYEVVIIGGGISGGALLYELARYTDVKSIALIEKYSGLATLNSKGTANSQTIHCGDIETNYTFEKAQKVSKTARMVVKYGLQHGYQGKYMFDGQKMAIGVGDVEVDYIKNRFNEFKEIYPYLEFYDKAELAKIEPKIILNSDGTHRAENVVGMGVRSGEYTTVDYGAFTTTFIENAKKEGGECDVYLNSRVDTITQNADKYYIQTADGLSISADFVVVNAGAHSLYLAHKMGYGLDFGCLPVAGSFYLTKKKLLNGKVYMVQNPKLPFAALHGDPDILADGCTRFGPTALALPKLERYHDNWGSFLDFCKTLNFDSTIAGILFDLFKDSDIRNYILRNFLFEVPYLNKKLFVKDARKIVPSLSTSDIYYAKGFGGVRPQVLNKTEKKLMLGEASINPKTGIIFNMTPSPGATSCLGNALRDVREVCEYLGKNFNEAKLNEELFD, encoded by the coding sequence ATGAAAGAGAAGCACTATGAGGTGGTGATAATAGGTGGCGGCATTAGCGGTGGTGCGTTACTTTATGAGTTAGCAAGATACACAGATGTAAAAAGCATCGCATTAATAGAAAAATACTCTGGTCTAGCTACGCTAAATTCAAAAGGCACAGCAAATTCGCAAACTATCCATTGTGGAGATATTGAGACAAATTATACATTTGAAAAGGCTCAAAAAGTCAGCAAAACCGCTAGAATGGTAGTCAAATATGGCTTACAACACGGATATCAAGGCAAATATATGTTTGATGGCCAAAAGATGGCAATCGGCGTGGGCGATGTAGAGGTTGATTACATTAAAAATAGATTTAATGAGTTTAAAGAGATATATCCATATTTGGAGTTTTATGACAAAGCAGAACTAGCTAAAATAGAGCCAAAAATTATATTAAATAGTGATGGTACTCATAGAGCTGAAAATGTCGTTGGTATGGGGGTTAGAAGTGGAGAATATACCACCGTTGATTATGGGGCATTCACAACTACATTTATAGAAAATGCCAAAAAAGAGGGCGGAGAGTGCGATGTCTATCTAAATTCAAGAGTAGATACTATCACGCAAAACGCAGATAAATACTATATCCAAACAGCAGATGGATTATCTATTAGCGCTGATTTTGTCGTAGTAAATGCTGGTGCTCACTCTTTATATTTAGCTCACAAAATGGGATATGGGCTTGATTTTGGTTGTTTGCCTGTGGCTGGTAGCTTCTATCTAACTAAGAAAAAACTATTAAATGGCAAGGTTTATATGGTGCAAAATCCTAAATTGCCTTTTGCTGCTTTACATGGTGATCCTGATATTTTGGCTGATGGTTGTACGAGATTTGGGCCTACGGCTTTGGCGCTACCTAAGCTAGAGAGATATCATGATAACTGGGGAAGTTTTCTTGACTTTTGTAAGACTTTAAATTTTGACTCAACTATTGCTGGTATATTATTTGATCTATTTAAAGATAGCGATATTCGCAACTATATCTTACGCAATTTCTTATTTGAAGTTCCGTATTTAAATAAAAAATTATTTGTCAAAGATGCTAGAAAAATCGTCCCAAGCCTAAGCACTAGCGATATATATTATGCTAAAGGTTTTGGCGGTGTCCGCCCTCAAGTGCTTAACAAAACAGAGAAAAAATTAATGTTAGGTGAAGCTAGTATAAATCCAAAAACCGGAATAATCTTTAATATGACACCAAGCCCTGGTGCGACAAGCTGCCTTGGCAATGCGTTAAGAGATGTTCGTGAAGTTTGTGAATATCTAGGTAAAAACTTCAACGAAGCTAAATTAAACGAAGAGTTATTTGATTAA
- the pyk gene encoding pyruvate kinase, whose product MKKTKIVATIGPSSDSIEVIKSLIQEGVNVFRLNFSHGTHEYHKSTIEKIKEASNDLKIRVGVLQDICGPKIRVGALNEPFELKAGDRLNVLKDSITGRKNGEIYELSINQPQILSLIKDGEYIYLYDGSIKAKVVKCSPDVIETIIENDGVLSSNKGVNFPNTKLNIDVITKKDRDDMLWGAQNGVDFVAISFVQNANDIINAKAILKEFGSNAKVFAKIEKFDAVENIDSIIEASDGIMVARGDLGIEVPYYKVPSIQKLIIKKANAANRPVITATQMMLTMAKSQSATRAEISDVANAVLDGTDAVMLSEESAVGINPVAVVKAMSATIVQSESIYPYGKFDEFEFSDETDMVASASSHLAQRIGADAIISITSSGSSAIKMARNRPSMPIIAVTHDESIARSLTIVWGVTPSLVVSKNQLNLLLANTIKGLKDAGLINYESTYTLTAGYPTGKIGSTNYIRILRKDQIEYYLNEVK is encoded by the coding sequence ATGAAAAAGACAAAAATCGTAGCAACCATCGGTCCATCTAGTGATTCTATAGAGGTGATTAAATCCTTAATCCAAGAGGGCGTTAATGTATTTAGGTTAAATTTCTCACACGGCACACACGAGTATCATAAATCCACAATTGAGAAGATCAAAGAAGCATCAAATGACCTTAAAATCAGGGTTGGAGTCTTACAAGATATTTGCGGACCAAAGATTAGAGTAGGGGCTTTAAATGAGCCTTTTGAGCTAAAAGCTGGTGATAGATTAAATGTCTTAAAAGATAGCATAACAGGGCGTAAAAATGGCGAAATTTATGAGCTTAGTATCAATCAACCGCAAATTTTGTCTTTGATTAAAGATGGTGAATATATATATTTATATGATGGTAGCATTAAGGCTAAGGTGGTAAAATGCTCGCCTGATGTTATAGAGACTATTATAGAAAATGATGGGGTATTAAGCTCAAATAAGGGTGTGAATTTCCCAAATACCAAGCTAAATATCGATGTTATCACTAAAAAAGATAGAGATGATATGCTTTGGGGAGCGCAAAATGGCGTGGATTTTGTGGCTATTAGCTTCGTTCAAAACGCAAATGATATTATAAATGCCAAGGCGATACTAAAAGAATTTGGCTCTAATGCTAAGGTTTTTGCCAAAATAGAGAAATTCGACGCAGTAGAAAATATAGATAGCATTATAGAAGCAAGCGATGGAATTATGGTAGCTCGTGGAGATTTAGGAATTGAGGTGCCATACTATAAAGTGCCAAGTATCCAAAAATTAATAATCAAAAAAGCCAACGCAGCCAATCGCCCAGTAATCACCGCTACTCAAATGATGCTTACAATGGCTAAGAGCCAAAGTGCTACTAGAGCTGAGATTAGTGATGTTGCTAATGCAGTATTAGATGGGACGGATGCGGTGATGCTAAGTGAAGAGAGTGCTGTAGGTATCAATCCAGTAGCGGTAGTAAAAGCTATGAGCGCTACTATAGTGCAGAGTGAATCTATATATCCTTATGGCAAATTTGATGAGTTTGAATTTAGCGATGAGACAGATATGGTAGCTAGTGCTAGCTCACATTTGGCTCAAAGAATCGGTGCCGATGCGATAATCTCTATCACTAGCAGTGGATCAAGTGCGATCAAAATGGCTAGAAATCGCCCATCAATGCCGATAATTGCCGTAACACACGATGAGAGCATAGCTAGAAGTCTTACAATCGTATGGGGCGTTACTCCAAGCTTAGTTGTATCTAAAAATCAACTGAATTTACTCCTAGCTAATACAATTAAAGGGTTAAAAGATGCCGGACTTATCAACTATGAATCGACATACACGCTCACAGCAGGATATCCAACAGGCAAAATAGGTAGCACCAACTATATAAGAATTCTAAGAAAAGATCAAATCGAGTATTATCTAAATGAGGTAAAATAG
- a CDS encoding M16 family metallopeptidase produces the protein MERLNLKIGATDVALIYEHNSELPLVGLKLVFKVAGICNEKKYGVAKLAAELLSEGSKKLSSNEFNKALDMRAIMLGASAGFETFEISLESLSEHFEFGFNMLLELLSSPNYDKNILKKLKTQALGVIASNSTDYDYQASNALKEILYPNSRLAIPSIGTPNSIEKITIDDIKEFIDSNLNLENMFIVLGGDIGVDEVKFDKFAKVLNSGKKRNLSQIQVSSDGNLKIIDKPSEQAYIYFGSPIKFDLRDKFKLNVAMFILGSSGFGSRLMEEIRVRRGLAYSVYCSANLNLSYNSMNGYLQTKNESKDEAIMIIKDEIAKFIQDGATKEELEAAKNFLLGSEPLTKETLFKRLAIAQKEHYQGYELGEFDINLERIKALELDELNKFIFSLKDFNNLSIACLYNEQK, from the coding sequence GTGGAGAGATTAAATTTAAAAATCGGCGCTACTGATGTGGCTTTGATATATGAGCATAATAGTGAGTTGCCTTTGGTGGGTTTGAAACTTGTATTTAAGGTAGCTGGAATTTGTAATGAGAAAAAATATGGCGTAGCAAAATTAGCCGCTGAATTGCTAAGTGAGGGGAGCAAAAAGCTTAGTAGCAATGAGTTTAATAAAGCTTTGGATATGAGAGCTATTATGCTTGGGGCGAGTGCGGGGTTTGAGACATTTGAGATTAGTTTAGAGAGTTTGAGTGAGCATTTTGAATTTGGATTTAATATGCTTTTAGAGCTATTATCTAGTCCAAATTATGATAAAAATATCTTAAAAAAATTAAAAACCCAAGCCCTTGGAGTTATCGCTTCAAATAGCACGGATTACGACTATCAAGCTAGTAACGCATTAAAAGAGATTTTGTATCCTAACTCACGTCTTGCGATCCCTAGCATCGGGACGCCTAATAGTATTGAGAAAATCACTATTGATGATATTAAAGAGTTTATAGATAGTAATTTAAATCTTGAGAATATGTTTATTGTCTTAGGTGGTGATATTGGTGTAGATGAGGTTAAATTTGATAAATTTGCTAAGGTATTAAATAGCGGTAAGAAAAGAAATTTAAGCCAAATTCAAGTAAGCAGCGATGGAAATTTAAAGATAATTGATAAGCCAAGTGAGCAAGCTTATATATATTTTGGGTCGCCGATTAAATTTGATTTAAGGGATAAATTTAAGCTTAATGTAGCGATGTTTATCCTTGGTAGTAGCGGGTTTGGCTCTAGATTGATGGAGGAGATTAGGGTTAGGCGTGGGCTAGCTTATAGTGTCTATTGCTCGGCTAATTTGAACTTAAGCTATAACTCAATGAACGGATATCTGCAGACTAAAAATGAGAGCAAAGATGAAGCCATAATGATTATAAAAGATGAGATAGCCAAATTCATCCAAGATGGAGCCACCAAAGAGGAGCTAGAAGCGGCTAAAAATTTCTTACTTGGTAGCGAGCCACTTACCAAAGAGACGCTATTTAAGCGACTTGCCATAGCGCAAAAAGAGCATTATCAAGGCTATGAGCTTGGAGAATTTGATATAAATTTAGAGCGAATTAAGGCTTTGGAGTTAGATGAATTAAATAAATTTATATTTAGCTTAAAAGATTTTAATAATCTTAGTATTGCTTGTTTATATAATGAGCAAAAATAG
- the recG gene encoding ATP-dependent DNA helicase RecG encodes MKEIEELKELGIASLLDLALILPKSFDDLRVKNIPSIGENSVEIEIKSSVNRINTFTILAYCISWGCSVNIVIFNAKPWHYATFKRGKKLYIHGKSTLYNGIWQFSNPKIITKVGQIIPHYKRAIKDTQIQKLISKYINLDSLCSQGLNEDEAKEILALHELSDEAMSAVLNIDKKALETLKFVEIFSYLKKLSVKKVLFKATAIKTFDISDWLNNLPFKPTDDQLKALDDIRDDLSQNLAAKRVMMGDVGSGKTLVILGAALLNYPNRSILMAPTTILATQLYSEAIRLLPKFMKVIYLQKGLKNFNLEDANLIIGTHALLYQELPKSTLIMIDEQHRFGSTQRQKIDELTRNESLRAHFLQFSATPIPRTLCLIESELVSFSFLKQIPFTKQIKTLIIQNSGFNALLEHIKAQIQANKQTIIIYPLIEDSEVSNYQSLNTAAPFWLNKFEKVYITHGKDKQKDEILEQFANDGNILLATTIVEVGISLPRLSTIVIVGAEKLGLASLHQLRGRVGRHGGLGWCYLYTKLTQIPSRLKEFAKTLDGFEVAKIDLKNRQAGDILDGTIQHGATFEYYDMEEDIAQKAKSRLAALRGK; translated from the coding sequence GTGAAAGAGATTGAGGAGTTAAAAGAGCTGGGCATAGCAAGTTTGCTTGATCTAGCTTTGATATTACCAAAGAGTTTTGATGATCTAAGAGTTAAAAATATACCAAGTATAGGCGAAAATAGCGTTGAAATAGAGATCAAATCTAGCGTTAATCGCATTAATACATTTACTATTTTGGCCTATTGTATCTCGTGGGGGTGTAGTGTAAATATCGTTATTTTCAACGCTAAGCCGTGGCATTATGCTACATTTAAGCGTGGTAAAAAGCTCTATATCCACGGCAAAAGCACCTTATATAATGGAATTTGGCAATTTAGCAATCCTAAGATTATAACCAAGGTTGGTCAGATCATCCCGCACTATAAAAGAGCGATAAAAGATACCCAAATTCAAAAATTAATTAGCAAATATATAAATTTAGACTCTCTATGCTCACAAGGGCTAAATGAAGATGAAGCTAAAGAGATTTTGGCTCTACATGAGTTAAGTGATGAGGCGATGAGTGCTGTGCTAAATATCGATAAAAAGGCATTAGAGACCTTAAAATTTGTTGAGATTTTTAGCTACCTTAAAAAGCTTAGTGTCAAAAAAGTGCTATTTAAGGCTACTGCGATTAAGACATTTGATATTAGTGATTGGCTAAATAATTTGCCATTTAAGCCTACTGATGATCAGCTAAAAGCGCTCGATGATATCAGAGATGATCTATCGCAAAATCTCGCCGCAAAGCGTGTAATGATGGGCGATGTAGGTAGTGGCAAAACCTTAGTTATACTAGGTGCGGCGCTTTTGAATTATCCTAATAGATCTATTTTGATGGCACCTACTACTATCCTTGCTACTCAACTTTATAGCGAGGCAATACGGCTTTTGCCGAAATTTATGAAGGTGATTTATCTACAAAAAGGCTTAAAAAATTTCAATTTAGAAGATGCGAATTTGATAATTGGCACGCATGCTCTTTTGTATCAAGAATTACCCAAAAGCACCCTAATAATGATAGATGAACAGCATAGATTTGGCTCAACTCAAAGGCAAAAAATAGATGAATTAACTCGCAATGAGAGCCTAAGGGCGCACTTTTTACAATTTAGCGCCACGCCGATTCCTAGGACTCTTTGTCTTATTGAATCAGAGCTAGTGAGTTTTAGCTTTTTAAAGCAAATCCCATTTACCAAACAGATTAAAACGCTAATAATCCAAAATAGCGGATTTAACGCACTTTTAGAGCATATCAAAGCCCAAATTCAAGCAAACAAACAGACAATAATCATATACCCATTAATAGAAGATAGCGAGGTAAGCAACTACCAAAGCTTAAACACCGCTGCGCCATTTTGGCTAAATAAATTTGAAAAAGTCTATATCACACACGGCAAGGATAAGCAAAAAGATGAGATTTTAGAGCAGTTCGCAAATGATGGAAATATACTGTTAGCTACTACGATTGTTGAGGTTGGGATCTCACTGCCTAGGCTTTCAACCATCGTTATAGTTGGTGCTGAAAAGCTAGGTTTAGCCTCGCTTCATCAGCTTCGTGGTAGAGTTGGCAGACATGGCGGACTAGGCTGGTGCTATCTATATACCAAGCTTACACAGATACCAAGTAGGCTTAAGGAATTTGCTAAAACTCTTGATGGATTTGAGGTGGCTAAGATAGATTTAAAAAACCGCCAAGCTGGAGATATTTTAGATGGGACAATTCAGCATGGGGCTACATTTGAGTATTATGATATGGAAGAGGATATAGCCCAAAAAGCCAAAAGTAGATTAGCTGCTTTAAGGGGCAAATAG